The Strigops habroptila isolate Jane chromosome 8, bStrHab1.2.pri, whole genome shotgun sequence genome includes a window with the following:
- the CDC7 gene encoding cell division cycle 7-related protein kinase isoform X1, protein MEAVLRPHCDEQHPHQAEDFHGKHEQNGKLPAGIKRDIEKLYEAVPQLVNVFKIKEKIGEGTFSSVYLATAQLQTGHEEKMALKHLIPTSHPLRIAAELQCLTVAGGQDNVMGVKYCFRKNDHVVIVMPYLEHESFLDILNSLSFDEVREYMFNLFRALRRIHHFGIVHRDVKPSNFLYNRQLKQYALVDFGLAQGTPDTKIELLKTAHSEDQQGSCSQNNPSIALGNGVSVSVTAPAQIAQQSASKAADKRSSSLSKIQIKQGRGGKEDSVHHSVQRSVFGERNFNVYSSTYQENSSAKLIKQSKMIDVSSRKLVTKKKIISTKAVSNGAARKAASACPSNLTCDCYATDRVCSVCLSRCQQVAPRAGTPGFRAPEVLTKCPTQTTAIDMWSAGIVFLSLLSGRYPFYKASDDLTALAQIMTVRGSRETIQAAKTFGKSVLCTQVVPAQNLRTLCEKLRGTHSSCTRCQGEVPSKAGSDSALPDKLCAPEPLGKQIQHSKSFQEGDGALEMKATDMKGWDQVPDEAYDLLDKLLDLNPATRITAKEALLHPFFKDMKL, encoded by the exons CAGGAATCAAAAGAGATATTGAAAAGCTTTACGAAGCAGTGCCACAGCTTGTGAATGTGTTCAAAATCAAGGAGAAAATTGGAGAAg GTACTTTTAGTTCTGTTTACTTGGCCACAGCACAACTACAAAcaggacatgaggaaaaaatggcTCTGAAACACTTGATTCCAACCAGCCACCCTCTGCGAATTGCTGCTGAACTGCAGTGCCTCACAGTAGCAGG GGGGCAAGATAACGTTATGGGAGTTAAATACTGCTTTAGGAAGAATGATCATGTGGTTATTGTTATGCCGTACCTGGAACATGAATCCTTCCTG GACATCTTgaattctctttcctttgatgAAGTGAGGGAATACATGTTTAATCTGTTCAGAGCGCTGAGGCGCATTCACCACTTCGGGATTGTTCACCGTGATGTCAAGCCCAGTAACTTCCTCTACAACAGGCAGCTGAAGCA GTATGCCTTGGTAGATTTTGGCTTGGCACAAGGAACCCCTGATACAAAAATCGAACTTCTCAAAACCGCCCATTCTGAAGACCAGCAGGGAAGTTGCTCGCAAAATAATCCCAGCATAGCCTTGGGAAATGGGGTTTCTGTCAGTGTCACAGCACCTGCACAGATAGCTCAACAGTCAGCCTCAAAAGCAGCTGATAAAAGGTCCAGCTCACTatcaaaaatacagattaaacaaggaagaggaggaaag GAGGATTCTGTGCACCATTCCGTCCAGCGCTCTGTCTTCGGAGAGAGGAATTTCAATGTCTATAGTTCCACATACCAAGAGAACTCAAGTGCAAAA CTCATAAAACAATCCAAGATGATAGATGTTTCATCTAGGAAGTTAGTAACAAAGAAGAAGATTATTTCTACCAAAGCAGTGAGCAATGGGGCAGCCAGGAAAGCTGCCAGTGCCTGTCCCTCAAACCTGACCTGTGACTGTTACGCAACGGACAGAGTTTGCAGTGTTTGCCTTTCAAG GTGTCAGCAAGTTGCTCCCAGAGCAGGAACACCCGGATTCAGAGCACCAGAAGTACTGACAAAGTGCCCCACTCAGACCACAG CTATTGACATGTGGTCTGCAGGAATCGTattcctctctctgctcagTGGACGGTATCCATTTTACAAAGCAAGCGATGATTTAACTGCTTTGGCACAAATCATGACAGTTCGTGGATCCAGAGAAACCATTCAAGCTGCTAAAACTTTTG GTAAATCAGTTCTGTGCACTCAAGTTGTCCCAGCACAGAACTTGAGAACCCTCTGCGAGAAGCTGAGAGGAACACACAGCAGCTGTACGAGATGCCAGGGTGAAGTGCCCAGCAAGGCTGGAAGTGACTCAGCTTTGCCAGACAAACTGTGTGCTCCTGAGCCACTTGGAAAGCAAATTCAACACTCAAAGAGCTTCCAGGAAGGTGATGGTGCTTTGGAAATGAAGGCAACAGACATGAAAGGATGGGATCAGGTTCCTGATGAAGCATATGACCTACTTGACAAGCTACTAGACTTAAACCCTGCAACAAGAATAACTGCAAAAGAGGCTTTGCTGcatcctttttttaaagacatgaaaCTCTGA
- the CDC7 gene encoding cell division cycle 7-related protein kinase isoform X2 — MEAVLRPHCDEQHPHQAEDFHGKHEQNGKLPGIKRDIEKLYEAVPQLVNVFKIKEKIGEGTFSSVYLATAQLQTGHEEKMALKHLIPTSHPLRIAAELQCLTVAGGQDNVMGVKYCFRKNDHVVIVMPYLEHESFLDILNSLSFDEVREYMFNLFRALRRIHHFGIVHRDVKPSNFLYNRQLKQYALVDFGLAQGTPDTKIELLKTAHSEDQQGSCSQNNPSIALGNGVSVSVTAPAQIAQQSASKAADKRSSSLSKIQIKQGRGGKEDSVHHSVQRSVFGERNFNVYSSTYQENSSAKLIKQSKMIDVSSRKLVTKKKIISTKAVSNGAARKAASACPSNLTCDCYATDRVCSVCLSRCQQVAPRAGTPGFRAPEVLTKCPTQTTAIDMWSAGIVFLSLLSGRYPFYKASDDLTALAQIMTVRGSRETIQAAKTFGKSVLCTQVVPAQNLRTLCEKLRGTHSSCTRCQGEVPSKAGSDSALPDKLCAPEPLGKQIQHSKSFQEGDGALEMKATDMKGWDQVPDEAYDLLDKLLDLNPATRITAKEALLHPFFKDMKL, encoded by the exons GAATCAAAAGAGATATTGAAAAGCTTTACGAAGCAGTGCCACAGCTTGTGAATGTGTTCAAAATCAAGGAGAAAATTGGAGAAg GTACTTTTAGTTCTGTTTACTTGGCCACAGCACAACTACAAAcaggacatgaggaaaaaatggcTCTGAAACACTTGATTCCAACCAGCCACCCTCTGCGAATTGCTGCTGAACTGCAGTGCCTCACAGTAGCAGG GGGGCAAGATAACGTTATGGGAGTTAAATACTGCTTTAGGAAGAATGATCATGTGGTTATTGTTATGCCGTACCTGGAACATGAATCCTTCCTG GACATCTTgaattctctttcctttgatgAAGTGAGGGAATACATGTTTAATCTGTTCAGAGCGCTGAGGCGCATTCACCACTTCGGGATTGTTCACCGTGATGTCAAGCCCAGTAACTTCCTCTACAACAGGCAGCTGAAGCA GTATGCCTTGGTAGATTTTGGCTTGGCACAAGGAACCCCTGATACAAAAATCGAACTTCTCAAAACCGCCCATTCTGAAGACCAGCAGGGAAGTTGCTCGCAAAATAATCCCAGCATAGCCTTGGGAAATGGGGTTTCTGTCAGTGTCACAGCACCTGCACAGATAGCTCAACAGTCAGCCTCAAAAGCAGCTGATAAAAGGTCCAGCTCACTatcaaaaatacagattaaacaaggaagaggaggaaag GAGGATTCTGTGCACCATTCCGTCCAGCGCTCTGTCTTCGGAGAGAGGAATTTCAATGTCTATAGTTCCACATACCAAGAGAACTCAAGTGCAAAA CTCATAAAACAATCCAAGATGATAGATGTTTCATCTAGGAAGTTAGTAACAAAGAAGAAGATTATTTCTACCAAAGCAGTGAGCAATGGGGCAGCCAGGAAAGCTGCCAGTGCCTGTCCCTCAAACCTGACCTGTGACTGTTACGCAACGGACAGAGTTTGCAGTGTTTGCCTTTCAAG GTGTCAGCAAGTTGCTCCCAGAGCAGGAACACCCGGATTCAGAGCACCAGAAGTACTGACAAAGTGCCCCACTCAGACCACAG CTATTGACATGTGGTCTGCAGGAATCGTattcctctctctgctcagTGGACGGTATCCATTTTACAAAGCAAGCGATGATTTAACTGCTTTGGCACAAATCATGACAGTTCGTGGATCCAGAGAAACCATTCAAGCTGCTAAAACTTTTG GTAAATCAGTTCTGTGCACTCAAGTTGTCCCAGCACAGAACTTGAGAACCCTCTGCGAGAAGCTGAGAGGAACACACAGCAGCTGTACGAGATGCCAGGGTGAAGTGCCCAGCAAGGCTGGAAGTGACTCAGCTTTGCCAGACAAACTGTGTGCTCCTGAGCCACTTGGAAAGCAAATTCAACACTCAAAGAGCTTCCAGGAAGGTGATGGTGCTTTGGAAATGAAGGCAACAGACATGAAAGGATGGGATCAGGTTCCTGATGAAGCATATGACCTACTTGACAAGCTACTAGACTTAAACCCTGCAACAAGAATAACTGCAAAAGAGGCTTTGCTGcatcctttttttaaagacatgaaaCTCTGA